In Argonema galeatum A003/A1, a genomic segment contains:
- a CDS encoding response regulator produces MSTFSKLAQNIALLSQKRATGEWLLHSSDTLWKLYFYQGGLLYATGGFHRCRRWQRALKQHCPDFVPEGASLDDEPWESQRLNLGVTQKQLSITQAKAVIRTTGQEVLFFLACHPVTSSRWSPSKQSHSEIFLSLPLSSADIEQILKKVEQLWQQWQNAGLANIFPEQAPVWKQPPQEKNWSLEKLLNGDNTLWDIAYQLKRPVTTVTLSLLPLIRRDAVELKEVPDLSLPLSKKSAATSKASSNVKKLQPASVKQPLIACIDDSPVIGQTLEKILIPAGYRLLKITEPLRQMSEIVKHKPDLIFLDLLMPDASGHSICTFLRKTPMFQNTPIIILTSRDSIVNRGQAKLTGASDFLSKPPEREKVLQIIHKYLSISKNS; encoded by the coding sequence ATGTCTACATTTTCCAAGCTGGCGCAGAACATAGCATTGCTGAGTCAGAAACGAGCAACCGGCGAATGGCTTCTCCATAGCAGCGATACGTTATGGAAGCTATACTTCTACCAGGGTGGCCTCCTCTATGCCACGGGAGGTTTCCACCGCTGCCGACGCTGGCAAAGAGCGTTAAAGCAACATTGCCCTGACTTCGTACCAGAAGGAGCTTCTCTTGATGATGAACCCTGGGAGTCCCAGCGGCTAAACCTTGGCGTCACTCAAAAGCAGCTAAGCATCACTCAAGCCAAAGCAGTCATTCGCACCACGGGACAGGAAGTTTTATTTTTTCTAGCTTGCCATCCAGTTACTAGCAGCCGTTGGTCTCCTTCCAAACAATCTCACAGTGAAATCTTTTTATCCTTGCCTTTGTCCTCAGCAGATATCGAGCAAATTCTCAAAAAAGTTGAACAACTGTGGCAACAATGGCAAAATGCGGGTTTAGCCAACATTTTCCCCGAACAGGCACCCGTTTGGAAACAGCCTCCTCAGGAGAAAAATTGGAGTCTAGAAAAATTACTCAACGGTGACAACACCCTTTGGGATATTGCTTACCAGCTGAAGCGTCCCGTGACAACAGTGACTCTCTCCTTGCTTCCCTTGATTCGCCGAGATGCTGTAGAACTAAAAGAAGTCCCGGATTTATCCTTGCCCCTTTCAAAGAAATCAGCTGCTACCTCAAAAGCTTCTTCAAATGTAAAGAAGTTGCAACCCGCGTCAGTAAAGCAGCCTTTGATTGCCTGTATTGATGATAGCCCTGTTATTGGTCAAACCTTAGAAAAAATCCTCATCCCAGCTGGATACCGACTGCTGAAAATAACCGAACCTTTACGGCAAATGTCCGAGATTGTCAAGCACAAACCCGACTTAATTTTTCTCGACTTGCTGATGCCCGATGCTAGCGGTCATAGTATTTGTACCTTTTTGCGGAAAACACCTATGTTTCAAAACACTCCAATTATTATACTCACCAGTCGGGATAGCATTGTCAATCGCGGTCAGGCCAAATTGACAGGAGCTTCGGATTTTTTAAGTAAACCTCCAGAGCGTGAAAAAGTGCTACAAATAATTCACAAATACCTGTCTATAAGCAAAAACTCATAA
- a CDS encoding response regulator transcription factor, producing the protein MATILVVEDSMTEAQFISNSLREEGLTTITVNTAEAAKVIVSQKKIDAILLDIVLPGESGFGFCRKLKSEEKTCHIPIIICSSKSGKIDRTWGFKQGASAYLTKPLNREELLQTVKRLIEN; encoded by the coding sequence ATGGCAACAATTTTGGTTGTGGAAGATAGCATGACGGAAGCGCAATTCATTTCTAATTCTCTGCGTGAAGAAGGATTAACTACTATTACCGTCAACACGGCTGAAGCGGCAAAAGTAATAGTTTCTCAAAAAAAGATTGATGCTATTTTACTAGACATTGTTTTACCCGGAGAAAGTGGTTTTGGATTTTGTAGAAAGCTTAAGAGTGAAGAAAAGACTTGCCATATACCGATAATCATTTGTTCTAGCAAAAGTGGAAAAATAGATCGAACTTGGGGCTTCAAGCAGGGAGCTTCTGCTTATTTGACAAAACCCTTGAACCGAGAAGAACTCCTGCAAACAGTGAAACGCTTGATAGAAAATTAA
- a CDS encoding chemotaxis protein CheW: MQFLTFSLTPENQAMLPTERLAEVLNLDPSHIIPIADMPPAVMGVCNWRGQVLWLVDLAYLLGLGALFAEDLYHQKHPVLVVRSKSKVLGLAVNKVGHLIGCDESQIQPPPTIALPQMQVLSLCLKGQIMNSDGKKLLVLDADVIVDVLGKHN, from the coding sequence GTGCAGTTCCTCACTTTTTCCCTCACACCTGAAAATCAAGCTATGCTGCCCACAGAGCGGCTGGCTGAAGTGTTAAATTTAGATCCGAGTCATATTATTCCCATCGCTGATATGCCACCTGCTGTTATGGGCGTCTGTAACTGGCGAGGGCAGGTTTTATGGCTTGTCGATCTAGCTTACCTATTAGGGCTCGGTGCCCTATTTGCCGAGGATTTGTATCATCAAAAACATCCCGTCCTGGTGGTTCGTAGCAAAAGTAAGGTTTTGGGTCTAGCAGTTAATAAAGTGGGACATCTGATAGGATGTGACGAATCTCAAATCCAGCCACCTCCAACGATCGCACTGCCGCAGATGCAGGTGCTAAGCTTGTGCCTCAAAGGTCAGATAATGAATTCTGATGGCAAAAAGTTGCTGGTTTTAGATGCAGATGTCATTGTGGATGTGTTAGGAAAACATAATTAG